A window from Roseburia sp. 499 encodes these proteins:
- a CDS encoding NAD(P)-dependent malic enzyme encodes MTTNEKAVLLHKEWNGKLETVSKAPVKSREDLSIAYTPGVAEPCKLIAENPEDAYVYTMKANTVAVVSDGSAVLGLGNIGPYAAMPVMEGKCVLFKEFGSVNAVPICLDTQDTEEIIKAVTYLAPGFGGINLEDISAPRCFEIEERLKEKLSIPVFHDDQHGTAIVVLAGIINALRVTGKVKEDCKVVVNGAGSAGVAITKLLLTYGFKHVTMCDRLGIINKDYPDLNWMQKKMTEVTNLENKTGSLADALKGADIFVGVSAPNIVSPEMVSSMNKDAILFAMANPVPEIMPDVAKAAGAKVVGTGRSDFPNQINNVIAFPGIFKGALEGRASQITEEMKLAAANALAGLVSDEELNEDFIMPEAFDPRVAQVVSEAVKSHIKK; translated from the coding sequence ATGACAACGAATGAAAAAGCTGTACTTTTGCATAAAGAATGGAACGGTAAACTAGAAACCGTTTCCAAAGCACCGGTAAAATCCCGTGAAGACTTATCTATCGCCTATACACCAGGTGTTGCAGAACCTTGTAAACTGATTGCAGAGAATCCTGAAGATGCCTATGTATATACTATGAAAGCCAACACCGTAGCTGTTGTTTCTGACGGAAGTGCTGTCTTAGGACTTGGAAACATCGGCCCTTATGCCGCTATGCCGGTTATGGAAGGAAAATGTGTCCTTTTCAAAGAATTCGGTAGTGTAAATGCTGTGCCAATCTGTCTGGATACTCAAGACACAGAAGAAATCATTAAGGCTGTAACTTACTTGGCACCAGGCTTTGGTGGTATTAATCTGGAAGATATCTCTGCTCCACGTTGCTTCGAAATTGAAGAACGTCTGAAAGAAAAACTATCTATACCGGTATTCCATGATGACCAGCACGGTACTGCAATCGTAGTTCTTGCCGGAATCATCAATGCTTTAAGAGTAACCGGAAAAGTAAAAGAAGATTGTAAAGTAGTCGTAAACGGTGCCGGTTCTGCCGGAGTTGCTATTACAAAATTACTTCTCACCTACGGTTTTAAGCACGTTACTATGTGTGACCGTCTTGGTATTATTAATAAGGACTATCCTGATTTAAACTGGATGCAAAAGAAAATGACCGAGGTAACTAACCTTGAAAATAAAACCGGAAGCCTTGCAGATGCTCTAAAAGGTGCTGACATCTTTGTCGGTGTTTCTGCCCCTAACATTGTATCTCCGGAAATGGTAAGTTCTATGAACAAGGATGCTATCCTCTTTGCTATGGCAAATCCGGTTCCTGAAATCATGCCGGATGTAGCAAAAGCTGCCGGGGCCAAGGTTGTCGGAACAGGAAGAAGTGACTTCCCGAACCAGATTAATAACGTAATTGCTTTCCCTGGTATCTTTAAGGGAGCCTTAGAAGGTCGTGCTTCCCAGATTACAGAAGAAATGAAACTGGCAGCAGCCAATGCTCTTGCCGGCCTGGTATCTGACGAAGAATTAAATGAAGATTTTATTATGCCGGAAGCTTTTGACCCACGTGTTGCTCAGGTAGTTAGTGAGGCTGTAAAATCTCACATTAAAAAGTAA